From a region of the Triticum aestivum cultivar Chinese Spring chromosome 7D, IWGSC CS RefSeq v2.1, whole genome shotgun sequence genome:
- the LOC123166152 gene encoding legumin A produces the protein MAVDLTPRQPAKAYGGEGGAYYEWSPAELPMLGVASIGAAKLSLAAGCMSLPSYSDSAKVAYVLQGKGTCGIVLPEATKEKVVAVKEGDALALPFGVVTWWHNTPGSATELVVLFLGDTSKGHRPGQFTNFQLTGASGIFTGFSTEFVGRAWDLKQDDAAKLVSSQPASGIVKLSAGQKLPEPVAEDRKDMALNCLEAKLDVDIPKGGRVVVLNTANLPLVKEVGLGADLVRIDAHSMCSPGFSCDSAYQVTYIVRGSGRVQVVGPDGKRVLETRIEGGSLFIVPRFHVVSKIADASGMEWFSIITTPNPIFSHLAGKTSVWKAISPEVLEASFNTTPEMEKLFRSKRLDSEIFFAPN, from the exons ATGGCGGTGGATCTGACCCCGAGGCAGCCGGCGAAGGCGTACGGCGGCGAGGGCGGTGCCTACTACGAGTGGAGCCCAGCCGAGCTGCCCATGCTCGGTGTCGCCTCCATCGGCGCAGCCAAGCTCTCGCTCGCCGCCGGCTGCATGTCCCTCCCCAGCTACTCCGACTCCGCAAAGGTCGCCTACGTCCTCCAAG GCAAGGGAACCTGCGGCATCGTCCTGCCTGAGGCCACCAAGGAGAAGGTAGTCGCCGTCAAGGAGGGCGACGCTCTGGCGCTCCCGTTCGGCGTGGTCACCTGGTGGCACAACACCCCGGGGTCCGCCACGGAGCTCGTCGTCCTCTTCCTCGGCGACACCTCCAAGGGCCACAGGCCCGGCCAGTTCACCAACTTCCAGCTCACGGGCGCCAGCGGCATCTTCACCGGCTTCTCCACAGAGTTCGTCGGCCGCGCCTGGGACCTCAAGCAGGATGACGCGGCCAAGCTCGTCTCCAGCCAGCCAGCCTCCGGCATTGTCAAGCTCTCGGCCGGGCAGAAGCTTCCCGAGCCGGTCGCTGAGGACCGGAAGGACATGGCGCTCAACTGCCTGGAGGCCAAGCTCGACGTGGACATCCCCAAGGGCGGCCGCGTGGTGGTGCTCAACACGGCCAACCTGCCGCTGGTTAAGGAGGTCGGGCTTGGGGCCGACCTGGTCAGGATCGACGCCCACTCCATGTGCTCCCCTGGATTCTCGTGTGACTCGGCGTACCAGGTCACGTACATCGTCCGTGGCAGCGGGCGCGTGCAGGTCGTCGGCCCCGACGGCAAGCGTGTCCTGGAGACCCGCATTGAGGGCGGCAGCCTCTTCATCGTGCCCCGCTTCCACGTCGTGTCCAAGATCGCCGATGCCTCCGGCATGGAGTGGttctccatcatcaccacccccaa CCCGATATTCAGCCACCTGGCGGGGAAGACGTCGGTGTGGAAGGCGATCTCGCCAGAGGTGCTGGAGGCGTCGTTCAACACGACGCCGGAGATGGAGAAGCTCTTCCGCTCCAAGAGGCTCGACTCGGAGATCTTCTTCGCCCCCAACTAG